The nucleotide sequence GTAAGCAACAGCTTCATCGATGGTCAGATTGGCTCTCGCATCAGACACGTGTGCAACTGTCGATTCCTCGTTAAGCACGAGATATGCCTCACCAACGACAGACTCCCATGGGAGCAAGTGAGCAAAGTGTTGCAACGCATTCACATGATGGCCGATCATCCATTCCGTGTGCATCGTGTTAAGTACACTTGGAATAAAGTATCCATCAAAACCCGGCACACCACAGCGCACATCAGATAGTTCAAGCGCACATGGCACCTCATATCGACGAATGCGAGACAGCAAATCAACTGTGTTCTCGTAAGTGACTCCGCTTGATCCACCCACAATAATCGCATCCGTACCGGATAAGCAAATCGCTTCTAGCGCTGCATCCGTAATCGACCGTTCGGGGTCGAGCTTAAAAACATGTTTCCAATTTCGAAAAAAAGTGGGCAGCATAATGCCTCCAACAATGGTTTACTGGTTTACTTTCAGTGTACAGGAATTCGTCACTTCTTTAAAGACTCGTATTTCTTTCGCTACTGCCTCAAACATTCTCAATTCCTCGTCAGCATTCAAAAAAAACGCCGCAAGTCCCCTTAAGGAGACCTACGGCGTGTTCTTCACGCTCTTAGTTCAATTTCTCTTTCAAGTATTGCAGCACTTCATCCTGCAAATCTGGACGCTCCAGGGCAAAGTCGATGATCGTCTTCAAATAACCAAGCTTTTCACCAGTATCATAGCGTTTTCCTTGGAAATTGTAAGCAAAGACCGACTCCAGTTCCATAAGTCGAGATATCGCATCCGTTAATTGAATTTCGCCACCCGCACCAACATCCTGTGTTTCTAAAATATCAAAAATCGCAGGTGTCAAAATATATCGACCAATAATTGCAACATTCGACGGAGCAAGCTCTGGCTTCGGTTTTTCAACAACGCCCTTTACTTTCAAAATCCGGTCGCCATCCCCACCTGTGCCGTCTGGATCGACAATTCCGTAGCGCGACACTTCCTGATGTGGTACTTCCTTAACCGCAAGAACCGATCCTTGAACTTGATCAAAAACATCCATCATCTGCTTCAAGCATGGCACATCAGATTGTACGATATCATCGCCGAGCAATACGGCAAATGGCTCGTTTCCAATGAACTTGCGTGCGCACCAGATTGCATGGCCCAGACCACGGGGTTCCTTTTGGCGAATATAATGAATATCCGTCAATTCAGAAGCTTTTTGTACCTCTGACAATAAATCCAGCTTGCCCTTCTGAAGCAAATTTTGCTCCAATTCATAGTAGCTGTCAAAATGGTCCTCAATCGCACGTTTGCCCTTACCCGTTACGATAATGATATCTTCTATACCTGAAGCTACTGCTTCTTCTACGATATATTGAATACCGGGCTTATCGATAATGGGTAGCATTTCTTTAGGCATCGCCTTCGTCGCAGGCAAAAATCTTGTGCCGAGTCCAGCAGCAGGAATAATCGCTTTGCGAATTTTCATCATGAAGCTTCACTCCCTAACTACATCTATTAGTTGGGAAGTTTGTGCCTTTGTCCATTCCCCTGCGGAGACGCAGGTACATGACCGACACCGATGCAGACGACGCCTTGGGCGTTTAATGCAACCGAGTCAAGCGTATTTCTCCCATCCATAATTATAGGGCGATTCATCCATTTCTTAAAGTGTTCCGGCGAAATTTGTTTAAATTCACGCCATTCTGTCGCAACAATCGCCGCATCCGCTCCCGTTAAAGCCTCCTCAGCCGATGCACAAAGTGATACGGTTGCAGGGATAGCGGGATTTTTCATTACACTGATTTCCGGATCATATGCTGTGAGCACAATTCCTGGATGTCGACGTAGCAATTCTGAAATGACGCGAAGCGCTGGTGCTTCACGAAGATCATTCGTTCCTGGTTTATAGGCTAGACCGAGAATGGCTACTTTACGGCGACTCGGATCCGAGATCGCGGCTTCCAGCCTACGTACCATTCGCAGTGGCAGCATCGCATTCGCGCGGACGGATGCTTCTAAAAGGGTTTGTGGTGCGCCTGCTTCATCCGCCATGAGCACAAGCGCTCGTGCATCCTTTGGAAGGAATGAGCCCCCAAATCCGATTCCCGCGCCGAGTGAATACGGTCCAATCCGCGGATCAAGACTAAGCGACTGTGCCACAGTTGGATAATCAGCCCCTGTTTGTTCAGCTAGTGCCGCCATCTCGTTGGCAAAAGATATTTTCACCGCTAGAAATGCATTCGCAGCTAATTTGGCCAATTCAGCACTACGCCGATCTGTCTTCAGAATGGGACCTGGCAATCTCGCATATAACAGTGACAAACGCTCAGCAGCCTCTTGCGATGCTGCTCCAATGACAATTCTTGACGGTTCATAGAAATCCCGCAATGCATACCCTTCACGCATAAAATCCGGAATATAGACAACATCAGGCATTTGATCCTGTGGCATGCGTCCCCGTAACCTCGTCTCAATCCGATCTGAAGTACCTACGGGTACACTGCTTTTAAGAGCAATGATTCTCTTTATATTCTGATTACCTGGCGTAAGCTGGTCTATGACCGTCCAAATTCCAGATAATAACATCTCACCAGATTCATCCACCGGAGTATCCATCGCAATCATGATGAGCTCAGTATCTTCATGCAATTTTGCTGGATCATGATTAAAGCTTAATCGCCCTGCACTACGATTGCGTAATAGGAGCGATTCCAGTCCAGGTTCACGTGAATTTATAATGCCACGCGCTAAATCCGCAATTCTACGATTGTCCAAATCTACACACTCTACCGAATGACCGAGGTCCGCAAAGCCCGCACCAGTCGTCAATCCCATTACACCCATTCCTACGACCGCGATTCTCATGGTCGGCTCCTCCTCGAAATGATGTCTATTCAAGCAAACACACCTTCAGCGTCTTTAGATGCTGAAGAAGTTTTGCGTATGCTGTACAGATAGGATAAGTGTTAAAACCTATAAAATCTGTATAGCTTACAATAGTGTATCATCGAGATAAAAACGGAAATGCAGGATTGTATTATCAGAGTGTAAACTTTAACCGTTACTTAACAAGTTGACCACGCGTAACACCGAGTTGATTCGTCGCTTTTAGCTTACGCCAAACTTCACTGCCACCAATTCGACCGTCTAAAGCAGCCCGGTAGAGTGTTAACACCTCGCGCACCTTGTCACCATTTTCCTCTAAAAACTCTACACGATACGAACGAACTCCGAGCTCTTGGAAAGTCGTTAAATATTCCGCACCCGACTGCTCAATCGCATTATAAACCGTATTGCGACAGCCCTCATCTACTCTGACAGGGTGAGACATGCCAATTCGATCTTGAAGCGATGCACGCTTCTCCTCACAAGGACGACCACAGTTCGTATAGTTGGT is from Candidatus Cohnella colombiensis and encodes:
- the galU gene encoding UTP--glucose-1-phosphate uridylyltransferase GalU; its protein translation is MKIRKAIIPAAGLGTRFLPATKAMPKEMLPIIDKPGIQYIVEEAVASGIEDIIIVTGKGKRAIEDHFDSYYELEQNLLQKGKLDLLSEVQKASELTDIHYIRQKEPRGLGHAIWCARKFIGNEPFAVLLGDDIVQSDVPCLKQMMDVFDQVQGSVLAVKEVPHQEVSRYGIVDPDGTGGDGDRILKVKGVVEKPKPELAPSNVAIIGRYILTPAIFDILETQDVGAGGEIQLTDAISRLMELESVFAYNFQGKRYDTGEKLGYLKTIIDFALERPDLQDEVLQYLKEKLN
- a CDS encoding UDP-glucose/GDP-mannose dehydrogenase family protein; its protein translation is MRIAVVGMGVMGLTTGAGFADLGHSVECVDLDNRRIADLARGIINSREPGLESLLLRNRSAGRLSFNHDPAKLHEDTELIMIAMDTPVDESGEMLLSGIWTVIDQLTPGNQNIKRIIALKSSVPVGTSDRIETRLRGRMPQDQMPDVVYIPDFMREGYALRDFYEPSRIVIGAASQEAAERLSLLYARLPGPILKTDRRSAELAKLAANAFLAVKISFANEMAALAEQTGADYPTVAQSLSLDPRIGPYSLGAGIGFGGSFLPKDARALVLMADEAGAPQTLLEASVRANAMLPLRMVRRLEAAISDPSRRKVAILGLAYKPGTNDLREAPALRVISELLRRHPGIVLTAYDPEISVMKNPAIPATVSLCASAEEALTGADAAIVATEWREFKQISPEHFKKWMNRPIIMDGRNTLDSVALNAQGVVCIGVGHVPASPQGNGQRHKLPN
- a CDS encoding heptaprenylglyceryl phosphate synthase; the encoded protein is MLPTFFRNWKHVFKLDPERSITDAALEAICLSGTDAIIVGGSSGVTYENTVDLLSRIRRYEVPCALELSDVRCGVPGFDGYFIPSVLNTMHTEWMIGHHVNALQHFAHLLPWESVVGEAYLVLNEESTVAHVSDARANLTIDEAVAYSQVADRLWRVPVLYVEYSGKFGSMELVGRIHQGLEQAHLFYGGGIDNASRAQEAATVSDTIVVGNIIYDNLDAALATVAAVSLVIKE